In the Desulfobaccales bacterium genome, one interval contains:
- a CDS encoding HypC/HybG/HupF family hydrogenase formation chaperone codes for MCLAIPMQIVEIDGPVAVAEVDGVRRQARLDLLPEAKVGDFILVHAGLAIATVDAEAARETLDLLRQLADVTP; via the coding sequence ATGTGTCTGGCGATTCCCATGCAGATCGTGGAAATTGACGGGCCGGTGGCGGTGGCGGAGGTGGACGGCGTGCGCCGTCAGGCCCGGCTGGACCTCCTCCCCGAGGCCAAGGTGGGGGACTTCATCCTGGTGCACGCCGGCTTGGCCATCGCCACGGTGGACGCCGAGGCCGCCCGGGAAACCCTGGACCTCTTGAGGCAGTTGGCCGATGTCACGCCGTGA